AACAAAAATTTATTGGTTGCAGTAACTATCCAGAATGTAAATATATTATGAAGGCTGATGCCAAGAAAATTACTGAAATTGAAGCAACACATACTGTTAAAGATTAATTTATTTATAATAATCCCATTATGGTCAACATTATTACCAAAGAAACATTTAGCGATTTTATTAAATCTAATAAAGTTGTTGTTGTTAAATTTTTTGCAACATGATGTGGTCCTTGTAAAATGATCACACCTGTATTAGAACAAGTATCTGATGAACTAACTGATATCCCTTTTGGAAGTGTTGATATTGACCAACAAGGTGAATTGGCCCATCAATTCAACATTCATACAGTTCCAACAATTATGCTGTTTGTTAATGAAAAACCAGTAAACTCTTTTGTTGGATTTCGCCACAAACAAGCGATTGTAGAATTTGTAAATAGTGCTAAATAAGTACTTATTTAAAAAATAATTTTTGCAACCTTTACTGGTTGTTTTTTCATTTAGAAATATTGCTTTGTTTTTACAGCAATTCAAAACTATTTGATCAGTTTAGTATAATTAATTAATATGAAAATAATTAAAGCAGATAAAGCTCCTGCAGCTATTGGACCATATTGTCATGGTATTAAAGCAGGTAATTTTATTTACACTTCAGGTCAGTTGCCGGTTGATCCATCAACTGGAAATTTAGTTGAAGGTATTGAAAAACAAACTGAACAATCGTTAACTAACGTAGCTACTATTTTAGCTGCTGAAGGATATAGTTTA
Above is a window of Candidatus Malacoplasma girerdii DNA encoding:
- a CDS encoding thioredoxin domain-containing protein — encoded protein: MVNIITKETFSDFIKSNKVVVVKFFATWCGPCKMITPVLEQVSDELTDIPFGSVDIDQQGELAHQFNIHTVPTIMLFVNEKPVNSFVGFRHKQAIVEFVNSAK
- a CDS encoding endoribonuclease L-PSP; its protein translation is MKIIKADKAPAAIGPYCHGIKAGNFIYTSGQLPVDPSTGNLVEGIEKQTEQSLTNVATILAAEGYSLNDVVKTTVFLSDIKNFGTMNEVYAKMFGNHKPARSCYQVAKLPKDALVEIEVVAYKG